AATTCACTCAACGAAATAAAGCCGTATATGATGCAAATGCGTCAGTTGCAACCGCTTTTGGCTGATACGGAAATTAATATGCTATAACAATTACGGTTTACGCCGCCAGAATTTCTCTCAACACTTGATTTAGGCCGTGTGCGAATGTAACTTCTGACGATCTTCGGGGCAAGGTGATCCCGCCGAAAGGCGGGAAATTCCTGACCGGCGGTTAAAGCCCGCGACTCCTTCCGGTTTTCCGGCAGGATTGAACCGGTGAAATTCCGGTGCCGACGGTACAGTCCGGATGGTAGAAGATCGGAATTAAGTTACGCAGTCATCGCTTGTTGATGACTGACGTGCTTTTATTTGTTGCAAAATTTTGCAACAACGCCAATCCATTTCTCCCCGAAGAAAATCATAACAAATTGTTTTTATTGGAATTGTGGTGGAAGACGTTATCTACATGGAGCGCGCACATTTTCTCGCAAAAAAAGGTGCGGGTTACACTTCGCCAAACCCGATGGTTGGTGCTGTTTTGGTAAAAAACAACGAAATCATCGGTGAAGGATATCATGCGAAATCTGGTGAATTTCATGCGGAAATTGCAGCCATCGAAAACGCTACAGCACCTGTTCGCGGCGCTACTTTGTATTGCAATCTGGAACCCTGTTGCCATCAAACCTCCGAAAAACGGACGCCGCCCTGCACTAACCGGATCATCCGGGAAGGTATCGAAAAAGTTGTCATTTCCACTTTGGACCCAAATCCACATGTGAGTGGCAGGGGAGTAGCGACGTTGCAAGCGGCAGGAATTGCGGTAGAAACCGGTTTGCTCGCCGAAAAAGCAGCGCTGCTCAATCAGGCTTTTTTCAAATTTATCCAGACCCGCCAACCGTTTGTTCATCTCAAAATTGCTCAATCGCTGGACGGCAGAATTGCCACAGCCAACAACCACTCGCAATGGATCACCGACGAAACTGCACGCACGCGCGTTCACGAATGGCGAAGCCAAAACGACGCAATTTTGGTTGGCGCAAACACTGTTGAAATGGACAACCCGAACCTGACACTCCGGTTCGCGATGGGCAAACAACCATTGCGAATTATCGCGGACAGCCACTTGCGTATCTCCATAAATAACAACTTGTTACAGGATGATTTCCGACAGTTGACCCATGTTTTTACCACTGCCAGCCACGATGCGGAAAAGCGCCGGCAGATTGAAGCCGCTGGTGCGAATGTGCACGTTATTGCGGCAGATCCAACCGGGAAAACAGATCTTTCCGCGTTATTGTTTGAACTCGGGAAAATGCATGTAACTTCGCTGTTGGTTGAGGGCGGTGCGGGATTGTATTCGGCATTTATCCGGGAGGCATTATTTGATAAAATTTCTGTTTTTATCGCACCGCTGATTATCGGTGACGGAATTTCCGCGATCGGCAATCTGGGCACACAAAAAATTAGTGACGCGTTGCAACTTGAATTTCCGCGAATCGAGCAGATTAACGGGCAAGTGCTTTTTGAAGGTTACCGAAATCTGGCTGAAACACTTGGCGATATCGCCAGATTTGCAGCTGTTGAAAAAAGCGTGATTTGATAAACCATTGATAATTCATAACTAACGTCATAAATAGTTTCATCAAAAAGAAGAGACAAAACGTGTTTACAGGACTTGTTGAAGAAATCGGCGAAATCGGCAGTGTCGAAACAATTGATGGTGGAGTGCGTTTCAAAATCCTGGCTCAAACGGTGCTTTCGGATTTGCAAATCGGCGATTCGATCTGCGTTAGCGGCGCATGTTTGACGGCTGTTGCAGTGAGCAAAACGCATTTCGCGGTCGAAGCTGTTGGCGAAACACTGGAAAAAACCTCGCTCGGCACGCTCGGCAGCGGTTCCCGGGTTAATCTGGAACGGGCGCTGGCAGCCAGCGGTCGATTCGGCGGACACATCGTTCAGGGGCATGTGAACGCGACCGGTGTTATCTGCCAATGGTTTCAGCGTGGTGAAAACTGGTTTCTGGAAGTTGAGCTGCCGCAATCACTGATGAAATATGTTATTTTGGAAGGCTCAATTTCTATCGAAGGCATCAGCCTGACAGTGGCAAAATTAAACAGTAATCGTGTCGGGATAAATATTATTCCGCACACAGTTGTTGCGACCAATCTCGGTTCCAAAAAGGTTGGGGAAACGGTGAACATCGAAGTGGATGTGCTCGCAAAATATGTTGAAAACATACTGGCACATCGCTAACGGCATAGGAGTAAGTGAATTGAATTCTAATAAATCGACATCAGAAAACGGGCATATCGACAGCGTTTTTGTGAATGCTGAAGAAGCGATCCGGCGGTTTCAAAATGGCGAAATGCTGATTCTAACCGATCACGAAAAACGTGAAAACGAAGGAGATTTCGTGATCGCCGCTGAGTTCGCAACGCCGGAAATGATCAATTTGATGATCACTCGCGGACGCGGATTGGTTTGCCTTTCTATTACTGCGGAGCGCGCAAAAGCGCTGAATTTATCGCCGCAGGCGACGGATAACACAGCGCTGCACAAAACCGCATTTACCGTGAGCGTTGATGCGTTGGAAGGCACAACTACCGGTATTTCGACACATGACCGTTCTGTGACGATTCGAAAAATGATCGATCCCAATTGCCAACCGGAGGATCTCGGTCGTCCCGGGCATGTGTTCCCGTTGGTGGCGAATCCCGGTGGCGTGCTGGTTCGCCCCGGGCATACAGAAGCGGTTGTCGATCTCGCCAAAAGCGCGAGATTATTTCCCGCCGGCGTGCTCTGCGAAATTCTCGACGATGACGGCTCGATGGCTCGTTTGCCCCGATTGGAAAAACTGGCTGCGGAACTAAATTTAAAAATTTGCAGTGTTGAAGATTTGATCCAGTATCGCTATAAAAATGAAAAACTGATTAATCGTATCGTTGATGTTCAACTGCCAAGCTCGCTCGGCGATTTCGATTTTTATTATTACGAAAGCCTGGTCAATCCGAACGAATTTCACGTTGCGTTGGTAAAAGGCGAACTTTCGGAAATGAAAAATCCGTTGGTCCGGGTGCATTCCGAATGCCTCACCGGCGATGTATTTGGCTCGATGCGCTGTGATTGCGGCGATCAATTGCATCAGGCGCTGGATGAAATTGAAAAAGATGGCAGCGGGATTTTGATTTATCTGAAACAGGAAGGCCGCGGAATCGGGCTGAAAAATAAAATTCTGGCGTATCGGCTGCAGGAAAAAGGAATGGATACCGTCGAAGCCAACAATGCGCTGGGCTTTGAGGCAGATTTGAGAAATTACTGGTTTGCTGCACAAATTTTAAGCGATTTGGGTGTCCGCAACATCCGTTTGCTTACTAACAATCCTGATAAAATTACCGAGTTGGAAAAATACGGTGTGGCGGTTGTTAAACGTGCGCCCATCGAAATCACTCCAAATCGCGTAAATGAACGCTATTTACGCACCAAAGCGGAAAAATTGGGGCATATTTTGCACGCCAGTTTTCACGAAGTTTAAAGCGTAGCTACTCAAAAAATCGCTTTATTGTATTGTGCAAATTGATTAAACTTTTGAACGAAACAGGAGATCACAGATTGAATATTCACCGGGGCATGTTGGACGGAAGCGGGTTGAAAGTTGCCATTATCGTTGGAAAATTCAACCAATTTATCTGCCAAAGTTTGGTTGACGGCGCGGTTGACTGTTTGGTGCAGCACAAAACCAGTGAATCTGATATCGATATTTTTTGGGTTCCCGGTGGATTCGAAATTCCGCTGGCTGCAAAAACTGCTGCAAAAACCGGAAAATATGATGCAATCATTTGCCTCGGTGCTGTCATCCGCGGCGCGACACCGCATTTCGATTTTGTTGCAGGGAATGCCGCAAGTGGCATCGGCGCGGTTTCGCTGGATGCAGAAATTCCGGTGATGTTTGGGATTATCACCACTCAGAAAATATCGAGCAGGCGATCGAGCGGGCTGGAACCAAAGCTGGAAACAAAGGTTGGGACGCCGCAATCTCCGCGATAGAAATGGTATCTGTTCTGAAAAAAATAGCAAATTAAAATGAGTCAAACCAAAGTTATTTCTTAACTTAACTACAATTGATGATGAGGAATTAAATGCGTTTTTGGCGTTCCATTTATTTATTTGTGAGTGTTTGTTGGGTGAGTTTTGGGTTGTCGCAAACCGTAAATTTCCAATTGGAAGTTGTGACGCATCTGAATTCACCGAGTCGGTTGGAAATAATTGACGATCAGGTTGTGGCGGCAACCACCGGGGGATTGCTCGTTTACGATCCCGCAACCGCAGCAGCCTCGGCATACACCACAAATGATGGTTTTTATTCCCATTATTTTACCGCAATTACCCGTGATTCGCGGGGAAATACCATTTTGGGAACGCTCGACGGGCTGCTATCCACTTTTCATGACACCGATTTTTCAATCGAAAATGACCAGAATTTGCAGGGTGAAGTAATTGTTGATCTGCTCACCATCAATGATACACTTTGGGTGCTTTCAACCAATTTTGTTTCAGTTTATTTGTATGATGCCCAGCGGTCACGCTATCAATTTCGCGAATCGTATAAGGATTTTGATCAGCGAGTCAGCCAGTTTTACGCTATCGGTTACGGCAACGGACGCATCTGGCTGGGTAGTGATGTCGGATTGGTGAACGCGCCATCAGATTTTATCAGAAATAATTTATACGCCGTATCTAATTGGAACACCTTGACGGTGGTGGACGGTTTGCCCGGAAACAGCGTAAGAGATATTGTATCTATCTCATCAAATAATGGGCTTTACGTTGCGACAAACGGCGGCGTTGCAAATTTTGATTTTTCAACATTCCAACGCTGGCCGTCGTCAAATTCCGTCATCAATCTTTTTATTGCGAATGACCAATTGTATGGTGCAACCACCCGCGATGTGTTTGCGATTAGTGAAACCCAAAGCCAAACATTGTATTCGGTTGCGAATACACCAATCACAGATTTTGTGGTGGACTCGCAGGGCGATATTTGGGTTGGTGTTACCAAACGCGGTTTGCAAAACCTGAAATCCGGCGAACATGTGCTGATGGACGGACCGCTGGATAACTACATCGGTGAAACATACGTGGATAGCCAAAATCGTTTGTGGTGTTCCGCCGGGCGGTTGGGCGATACCCGAAACCAGGGTGTGTTCCTGAAAACCGAATCAGGGTGGAAAAATTTCTTTTTCTTTGGTGGCACTTCCAATTTGTTGCGATCTGTGAACTCCTCAAACCCAATTTTTGAAGATGCGGACGGGAATATCTGGATGGGCTCGTGGGGTGGCGGCGTTGTGGTTTTTGAACCGGATTTGGCGATTCAAACCATAAACCCCTTTACAGATCCCGGTTCGGTCTGGATTTATTCTGCCAGTCAAAGCGACACAGTCACTGTAGCAACTGATCCGAACGCAATTTCTCGACTCTCGCCAGTTCAGGGGTCATCGATACCGGTAACTGTAATTACTGATATTTTTATGGATCAAAACCGCCAATCCATCTGGATATTAAATTACCAGCCCGCCAGTAACGCGCCACTGGTCGAATATCAATCAACAACTTTCGGCGCAAGTGTGCTCAATGATGGGTTTTGGCAGCGATTCAGCACGCCTTCCGGCATCAATCAGGTTCACAAAATTTCTCAGGATCCGTTCGGTGATTTGTGGATGGCCACTTCGCAAGGTGTATTGCAAATCCGTTTTGGCGGTAATCAATACAATTATGAGCTTTACACCGAAAGTGATAATCTCAAAAACAACAACACCCGATCAATTGCTGCTGATTTTGACGGATATGTTTGGTGCGGAACAGAGTCCGGGTTAAGTGCGGTGCTAAACCGGCAAGTATTCGATTTTCGGGAGTTGTATCAGCCGATCGGTTTGCAAATCAATGATATTTATGTGGATTCGCAAAACAACAAATGGTTCGCAACCGACAAAGGGTTGAGCATTCTCAAAGCGCAGGATTCGCCATTTGACGAAAACAGCTGGATTCACATCATCCCGTTCAACAGCTCGCTGGACCCCGAGCAAGTTGCGGTTCGCCCCAATGTTTATCGCGAAAATTTGCCGACAGAAATTATCCACAGCGTTTTTTTGGATGAAAACACAGGTGATGTTTATTTGGGAACACAGCAAGGTTTGGCTATTATTCGCGGGAATCCCTTTGCCAATGCGTTTACCGACTTTGAGCAGGCTACGGTTGGTCCAAATCCCTTTTTGGTGGGAGAAGATGCCGGTGGAACACTCAATTTCCGGCGGATTGTACCCGGCAGCGAGATCAAGATTTTGACGGCAAACGGGCAATTGGTCAAACGGCTGGAACGCGGCGTTTTGGATGAAGTGCAGTGGGATGGACGGAATATGGAAGGTAATCTGGTCGGAAGCGGTGTTTATGTGTATTTGCTCACCACGGAAGACGGGCAGGAAAAAGCAGGTAAGGTTTTGGTTATCCGGCAATAAAAAAGGCGAACGGAAGTTCGCCTTATAAAACAATGTAAATCGTTGAAATTAAGCAAGATGCATCAAATGACTGTTCCATCCGGAACAACCGCGTTTTTCGGAATCACGACAATCCCATCCTGAATTACATAATTTTTTCCTTCTTCGTTCTGCACACCGCGTTTGTTGGAAATAGTTACATTTTTTCCGATACGGGCGTTTTTGTCGATAATCGCGCGGGTAATATTCGAATTTTCACCGACGCCGACATTTGGTGTGCCCAAATTTCTATTTTGATCTTTTTGCTCCTCGGTTTCATAATAATCAGCACCCATTGTAATTACCTGATCAAGATTGCAATTTTGCCCGATAATTGTTCGCAACCCGATAATAGAATTGTGAATATTTGACGGATTGATAATACTTCCCTCACACATCAATACATTTGATGTATTTGCATTTAGCACTTTTGCGCCGGGCAAAAAACGGGGGTGAGTGAAAATCGGTGCGTCTTCGTCATAAAAATTAAACGATGGCAGCGGACGTGTTAAATCCAGATGTGCATCGAAAAAAGCGCCGATCGTTCCGATATCTTCCCAATATCCGTCAAAAAAGTATGCGTAAACCTTTTTATTAGAAATGGCATACGGGATAACTTCTTTGCCAAAATCAGAATAGGATGTGCCTTCGAGCAATTCCTGCAGCACTTTGCGATTAAACACATAAATTCCCATCGAACCCAAATGCGTTCTCCCGCGCGATGCAACACCCTGTTCTGCAAATACTTCTTCCGGAACAGCCAGTTCATCCAACAAACTATCTTCTTTCGGTTTCTCGTAAAACGTTGTGATAGATGAGTTTTTGTCAACTTTCATGATGCCCAATTGATTGGCGCGCTCTCGGGTTACCGGAATCACACCAATGGAGATGTCAGCACCTTTTTGGATATGGTAATTGACGAATTTGCTGTAATCCATCCGGTAAAGGTGGTCACCCGATAAAATGAGCACATAATCGCCGTAACTGTCTAAAAATGTCAGGTTTTGGCGAACAGCGTCTGCGGTTCCCTGATACCAGTCACGGTTTTCGAGGGTTTGTTGTGCGGATAAAATGGTAATAAAATTTTTGGTGAACATGCTAAATCGATATGTCATAAAAATATGCCGGTGCAGAGATTCTGCGGCAAATTGAGTGCAGATATATATTTGCCGATAGCCTGAATGGATACAATTTGATATCGGAATATCAATTAATCGAAATTTACCGGCAATTGGTACGGCGGGTTTTGAGCGGTATTTTGTTAGCGGATAAAGCCGGGTTCCCTGACCACCAGCAAGAATCATCGATACTACATTGTTTGGCATAGGTCGTTCCTCTTATCTTTAGATTGGCTACAATCAATAGTATTGTGTGATCAATCTACGGAATAAGGTCATTTTTTTCAATAGCTAAATTCCGATAATTTATGGTGATAGCAAAATATTTTCACATTTCCGGAACACAACTGGCGCAAATTTCAAACCAGAAAATGTGAAAAATATTTTTATTTGATACGGCAAAAACAACGGTCTATATTTAAGATCATAAAATTAATTTTAGACTTTCTATCATTCTGTCGATAAGAAACAGATGTTTCCGACAATAAAACAAATATCCAATATTTTACATTAATCAACAAAGGACTATCGATTATGGAAAGCACAGCTGTA
The window above is part of the Calditrichia bacterium genome. Proteins encoded here:
- the ribD gene encoding bifunctional diaminohydroxyphosphoribosylaminopyrimidine deaminase/5-amino-6-(5-phosphoribosylamino)uracil reductase RibD codes for the protein MEDVIYMERAHFLAKKGAGYTSPNPMVGAVLVKNNEIIGEGYHAKSGEFHAEIAAIENATAPVRGATLYCNLEPCCHQTSEKRTPPCTNRIIREGIEKVVISTLDPNPHVSGRGVATLQAAGIAVETGLLAEKAALLNQAFFKFIQTRQPFVHLKIAQSLDGRIATANNHSQWITDETARTRVHEWRSQNDAILVGANTVEMDNPNLTLRFAMGKQPLRIIADSHLRISINNNLLQDDFRQLTHVFTTASHDAEKRRQIEAAGANVHVIAADPTGKTDLSALLFELGKMHVTSLLVEGGAGLYSAFIREALFDKISVFIAPLIIGDGISAIGNLGTQKISDALQLEFPRIEQINGQVLFEGYRNLAETLGDIARFAAVEKSVI
- a CDS encoding riboflavin synthase → MFTGLVEEIGEIGSVETIDGGVRFKILAQTVLSDLQIGDSICVSGACLTAVAVSKTHFAVEAVGETLEKTSLGTLGSGSRVNLERALAASGRFGGHIVQGHVNATGVICQWFQRGENWFLEVELPQSLMKYVILEGSISIEGISLTVAKLNSNRVGINIIPHTVVATNLGSKKVGETVNIEVDVLAKYVENILAHR
- the ribA gene encoding GTP cyclohydrolase II, whose product is MLKTYWHIANGIGVSELNSNKSTSENGHIDSVFVNAEEAIRRFQNGEMLILTDHEKRENEGDFVIAAEFATPEMINLMITRGRGLVCLSITAERAKALNLSPQATDNTALHKTAFTVSVDALEGTTTGISTHDRSVTIRKMIDPNCQPEDLGRPGHVFPLVANPGGVLVRPGHTEAVVDLAKSARLFPAGVLCEILDDDGSMARLPRLEKLAAELNLKICSVEDLIQYRYKNEKLINRIVDVQLPSSLGDFDFYYYESLVNPNEFHVALVKGELSEMKNPLVRVHSECLTGDVFGSMRCDCGDQLHQALDEIEKDGSGILIYLKQEGRGIGLKNKILAYRLQEKGMDTVEANNALGFEADLRNYWFAAQILSDLGVRNIRLLTNNPDKITELEKYGVAVVKRAPIEITPNRVNERYLRTKAEKLGHILHASFHEV
- a CDS encoding glucose-1-phosphate adenylyltransferase, with amino-acid sequence MPNNVVSMILAGGQGTRLYPLTKYRSKPAVPIAGKFRLIDIPISNCIHSGYRQIYICTQFAAESLHRHIFMTYRFSMFTKNFITILSAQQTLENRDWYQGTADAVRQNLTFLDSYGDYVLILSGDHLYRMDYSKFVNYHIQKGADISIGVIPVTRERANQLGIMKVDKNSSITTFYEKPKEDSLLDELAVPEEVFAEQGVASRGRTHLGSMGIYVFNRKVLQELLEGTSYSDFGKEVIPYAISNKKVYAYFFDGYWEDIGTIGAFFDAHLDLTRPLPSFNFYDEDAPIFTHPRFLPGAKVLNANTSNVLMCEGSIINPSNIHNSIIGLRTIIGQNCNLDQVITMGADYYETEEQKDQNRNLGTPNVGVGENSNITRAIIDKNARIGKNVTISNKRGVQNEEGKNYVIQDGIVVIPKNAVVPDGTVI